The nucleotide sequence TCCTCAAGATTATCACATTTCAAGAAATGATCGTGCTTCTTCTAAGAAGCACCAATCGCTTGTTGTTTGGTTTACCGGATTGTCTGGATCGGGAAAATCAACATTGGCGAGTTTAGTGGAGAACGAATTATACAAACGTAAAATTCATACCTATTCACTTGATGGGGATAATATTCGAGGAGGGATAAATAAAGGTTTGGGCTTCAGCGCTTCGGATAGGGAAGAGAATTTACGTCGCATAGCCGAAGTTGCTAGACTTTTTGTCGATGCTGGTGTTCTTGTAATAGGCGCATTTATTAGTCCATTAGAAGAAGATCGAAATAAAGTTAAG is from Zunongwangia endophytica and encodes:
- the cysC gene encoding adenylyl-sulfate kinase, which codes for MKNIIPQDYHISRNDRASSKKHQSLVVWFTGLSGSGKSTLASLVENELYKRKIHTYSLDGDNIRGGINKGLGFSASDREENLRRIAEVARLFVDAGVLVIGAFISPLEEDRNKVKNIIGKDDFIEIFVDTSVEECEKRDVKGLYKKARAGEIKNFTGISAPYERPCNPDIIIKTESSSIEESINKVINYILPRIELSN